GACGAAACCGGAAACGGCGGACAGCATCGTTTTTGAAGCCTATAAAAAAGAGCTGCCCATCTTCTGTCCCGCCTTCAGCGACTGTTCGGCGGGATTCGGACTCGTGGCGCACCAATCGGCGCGGGGAGACGCGCCCAAGGTGAGCCTCGACAGCGCCAAGGATTTTCTCGAATTGACGCAGATCAAAATCCGCAACAAAGAGACGGGATTGTTCATGATCGGCGGCGGCGTTCCCAAAAATTTCGCTCAGGACATCGTCGTGGCGGCGGAAGTGCTGGGCAACGACGCGCCGATGCACAAATACGCAATTCAGGTAACAGTGGCGGACGTACGCGACGGCGCGCTTTCCGGCAGCACGCTCAAGGAAGCCAGCAGCTGGGGCAAGGTGGATACGGTTTTCGAGCAGATGGTCTACAGCGAAGCGACGCTGGCGGTTCCGTTGATCGCCGGATACGCCTATTTCAAGGAAAACTGGAAGAGCCGGGAAGCGCGCGGCTTGAACCATCTATTCGAAACGGCGCCGATTATATGATTATATGATCGAATAATAAATAGCTTCTAGTAAAGCGGGAATGGGTTATAGCGCATTCCCGCTTTTTTTTATACGCTATTCGTCATTGAATATTGTTTTTTTATATCCAGCGTATTCCATTGAAAACAACCGGACATTAGCGGCTCATAGCTAATTCTAATTTCATCGGATGGCGCCTGGTCATAACATTCATCGCGGACGTTTCCATTCCAAAGTACGCATATGGATTTTACATGAATCGATCCGAGAATTTTTCTCTCGGATTATGCTGAATATTACGGTTCCACCAACACAATCGCCCGGCGATAACTGAATAGCGGTGGAGTCCCATGATCTTTTAACTGGAGAATGACGTGAATGGTAGATCGTTCTTTTATCGGAGGGGCAATAAACGCGGTCTTGGCTCCT
The sequence above is drawn from the Candidatus Omnitrophota bacterium genome and encodes:
- a CDS encoding deoxyhypusine synthase, yielding MPRKEDFLKETIQHIDMTKHNVVPLVEAMRGMAFSARDLSRAAEIYDRMLMDKDCAVILCLAGSLISAGLKRIFADMIRLNMVDAVVSTGANIVDQDFLEALGFRHYIAEDRLKAGLDDDVLRSLHIDRIYDTLIDEDDLRQCDETIRKIADELEPHPYSSREFIMEMGAYLERTKPETADSIVFEAYKKELPIFCPAFSDCSAGFGLVAHQSARGDAPKVSLDSAKDFLELTQIKIRNKETGLFMIGGGVPKNFAQDIVVAAEVLGNDAPMHKYAIQVTVADVRDGALSGSTLKEASSWGKVDTVFEQMVYSEATLAVPLIAGYAYFKENWKSREARGLNHLFETAPII